One genomic segment of Brevibacillus laterosporus LMG 15441 includes these proteins:
- a CDS encoding argininosuccinate synthase, which translates to MKKDKIVLAYSGGLDTSVAIKWLQDTYNYDVIAVALDVGEGKDLDFIQKKAMQVGAYKSIVIDAKEAFASEYVLPALQANAMYEGKYPLVSALSRYLISKILIEVANQEGAVAVAHGCTGKGNDQVRFDLSFTALNPNIQIVAPVREWGWTRDEEIEYAKKNNIPIPINLDNPYSIDQNLWGRSCECGVLEDPWAAPPEGAYELTASIENAPDQAEEIEISFTKGVPTALNGEAMTLAELILALNKIAGKHGVGRIDHVENRLVGIKSREVYETPAATTLILAHRELEFLTQPREVAQFKPIVEQKMAQVIYEGLWYSPIRSALQAFIEETQANVTGTVRVKFYKGQAIVVGRKSDASLYSHELATYNTGDQFDHKAALGFIKLWGLPTKVYSQVNNNSVQENHVELESNSGSAASPSTSKTEKEAIKP; encoded by the coding sequence ATGAAAAAAGATAAAATTGTATTAGCGTATTCTGGTGGTTTAGATACTTCTGTAGCAATTAAATGGTTACAAGATACCTATAACTACGATGTAATCGCGGTCGCCCTCGATGTGGGGGAAGGAAAGGATTTAGATTTTATCCAGAAAAAAGCGATGCAAGTGGGTGCATATAAATCCATCGTTATAGACGCGAAGGAAGCTTTCGCGAGTGAATATGTTTTGCCAGCTCTACAAGCCAATGCCATGTATGAGGGAAAATATCCATTGGTATCCGCTCTGTCTCGCTACTTGATTTCTAAAATTTTGATTGAGGTTGCGAATCAGGAGGGGGCAGTAGCTGTTGCTCATGGATGCACGGGTAAAGGAAACGATCAGGTGCGTTTTGACCTTTCTTTTACTGCTCTAAATCCAAATATTCAAATTGTTGCGCCAGTTCGTGAGTGGGGCTGGACACGTGATGAAGAGATTGAGTACGCGAAGAAAAATAATATTCCAATCCCGATTAATCTGGATAACCCATATTCAATCGACCAGAATCTTTGGGGAAGAAGCTGCGAGTGCGGTGTTCTCGAAGATCCGTGGGCTGCACCGCCTGAGGGAGCTTATGAGTTAACAGCCTCGATTGAAAATGCTCCAGATCAAGCGGAAGAGATAGAGATTAGCTTTACCAAAGGTGTTCCGACTGCTTTAAATGGGGAAGCAATGACGCTTGCTGAGCTCATTCTAGCTCTAAATAAGATAGCAGGCAAACACGGAGTTGGCCGGATTGACCATGTGGAAAATCGCTTAGTAGGGATTAAATCTCGTGAGGTATATGAGACACCGGCGGCTACTACACTCATTCTAGCGCATCGGGAGCTAGAGTTTTTGACACAGCCTCGTGAAGTCGCTCAATTTAAACCAATCGTGGAACAAAAAATGGCTCAGGTGATTTATGAGGGTCTCTGGTATTCCCCGATTCGTTCTGCTCTGCAAGCATTTATAGAAGAGACTCAGGCAAATGTAACAGGTACTGTTCGTGTTAAGTTTTATAAGGGTCAGGCCATTGTAGTCGGACGTAAATCAGATGCATCCTTGTACAGCCATGAGCTGGCTACCTATAATACCGGCGATCAATTTGATCATAAGGCGGCACTTGGCTTTATTAAATTGTGGGGCTTGCCTACAAAGGTGTATTCACAGGTGAATAACAATTCTGTACAAGAAAACCATGTCGAGCTTGAAAGCAACTCTGGTTCAGCGGCTTCTCCTTCTACAAGTAAAACAGAAAAGGAAGCGATCAAGC
- the argF gene encoding ornithine carbamoyltransferase: MKPVKNLDLYAEVQPPLYRGKNTLQIDEWSREEMLELLHYASQIKSMQKNGTVYQPLAGKTLAMIFTKSSTRTRVSFEVGMYQLGGSSLFLTDKDLQLGRGETISDTAKILSSYVDGIMIRTHAHENVVELAKHASVPVINGLTDLYHPCQALADLLTIQEHKGRLQGIKLAFIGDGNNVANSLALGALILGLDVRIATPPGYEMQNAIAAKAVEYATQYGGKFMMTHDANEAVDQADVIYTDVWTSMGFEEENEQRLKDFTAYQVNEKLVSRADSDYIFMHCLPVHRGEEVTAEIIDGPHSVVFEEAENRLHAQKALLASVM; the protein is encoded by the coding sequence ATGAAGCCTGTGAAGAACTTGGATCTCTATGCAGAAGTTCAACCCCCTCTTTATAGAGGAAAAAATACACTGCAAATTGACGAGTGGAGTAGGGAGGAGATGCTCGAACTACTGCATTATGCTAGTCAAATAAAGTCGATGCAAAAAAACGGCACGGTCTACCAGCCATTAGCTGGAAAAACATTAGCGATGATCTTCACGAAATCCTCCACGCGTACTCGTGTTTCTTTTGAAGTAGGGATGTATCAATTAGGGGGAAGCAGTTTATTTCTGACTGATAAAGACCTACAGCTAGGGCGCGGTGAAACAATTTCAGATACAGCGAAAATTTTATCTAGTTATGTAGATGGAATTATGATACGAACTCATGCTCACGAAAATGTCGTAGAGCTAGCAAAGCATGCTAGTGTACCGGTTATTAATGGGCTAACTGATTTGTATCATCCTTGCCAGGCTTTGGCTGATCTTTTAACGATACAGGAACACAAGGGCAGATTGCAGGGAATTAAGCTAGCCTTCATCGGAGACGGCAATAATGTGGCAAATTCGCTTGCTCTAGGTGCCTTGATTCTCGGATTAGATGTACGTATTGCCACACCTCCAGGATATGAGATGCAAAATGCTATTGCTGCAAAGGCAGTGGAATACGCTACTCAATATGGTGGAAAATTTATGATGACTCACGATGCAAATGAAGCTGTTGATCAAGCAGACGTGATTTATACCGATGTATGGACCAGCATGGGCTTTGAAGAAGAGAATGAGCAACGTTTGAAAGATTTCACCGCCTATCAGGTAAATGAAAAACTGGTATCCAGAGCCGATTCAGATTATATCTTTATGCATTGTCTCCCTGTGCACCGTGGTGAAGAGGTGACAGCAGAGATTATCGATGGACCTCATTCTGTGGTGTTTGAAGAAGCGGAGAATCGTCTCCATGCACAAAAAGCATTGTTGGCATCTGTAATGTAA
- the carB gene encoding carbamoyl-phosphate synthase (glutamine-hydrolyzing) large subunit gives MPKQQHIHKVLVIGSGPIVIGQAAEFDYSGAQACLSLKEEGVEVVLVNNNPATIMTDEQIADKVYLEPLTVTSITKIIQKERPDGLLPTLGGQTGLNLAVELAEAGVLERFGVALLGTPLTAIQNGEDRELFKRMMNNIHEPVPESITVSTIQEALHFANQIGYPVIVRPAYTLGGAGGGIASDQQALEKIAEQGLAASPIQQVLVERSVKGWKEIEYEVMRDANDTCIIVCNMENIDPVGVHTGDSIVVAPSQTLTDRQYQMLRSVSTKVIRALGVVGGCNIQFALDPHSDRYYLIEVNPRVSRSSALASKATGYPIARIAAKLALGYHLDEVLNPITGNTYASFEPALDYVVVKIPRWPFDKFPLADRNLGTQMKATGEVMAIARTFEAALLKALRSLEIGCHYLYRKDIASLSLEELEKLLKIATDLRLFAVAEALRRGMSIQELHMKTEIDPFYLGHIKSIIQWEKRLKASCKDTLRMEELRACKEIGITDQTIAWMMKLPVSEIWKMRQKWGLMPVYNMVDTCAGEFDAKTAYYYSTWQGKNEVVSLSAKKILVLGSGPIRIGQGIEFDYCSVHAAKALQKQKLKAIVINNNPETVSTDYETADHLYFEPLHIEDVLHVARQEGVAGVFVQFGGQTAINLAGAIQEAGLTVLGTALEQMKRVEDRELFYQMLQKLNIPHIPGKGVYSTEEAIHVATSIGYPVLLRPSYVIGGQGMTVVHDEGELRAAMQGWIDEQVDTSCFPLLIDQFISGMEVELDAITDGYDVLIPGIFEHVEKAGIHSGDSIALFPAQHLTEQQKRLIVHYTKKIAKEMQAIGIVNLQFVLQDSNVYVLEVNPRASRTVPITSKVTNIPMVELAVRVSLGERLADMGYELGLSEDIHFFVVKAPVFSSTKLVGVDPLLGPEMKSTGEILGLGRTVKEAFSKAFAYKQGANKRLASGDGLFLSLNDADKASVLPYLRKGKVSGVRIYATEGTAQFLNNHGIEITQICKGLPDYTSLVKAGFIQTSLITATKGNQAERTGFQLRSLSVQHGITLFTVVETFAAYLQICQEKESESNEACEELGSLCRSSTPSL, from the coding sequence ATGCCTAAACAACAACACATTCATAAAGTGCTGGTAATCGGTTCGGGTCCGATTGTGATTGGGCAGGCAGCGGAGTTTGATTATTCCGGGGCACAAGCTTGTCTTTCACTAAAGGAGGAAGGCGTAGAAGTTGTGCTAGTGAATAACAATCCAGCTACTATCATGACCGATGAGCAGATTGCAGATAAGGTGTATCTGGAACCATTAACTGTCACTTCTATCACAAAAATTATTCAAAAGGAACGACCGGATGGATTGCTACCAACACTAGGCGGACAGACAGGACTTAATTTGGCTGTGGAATTAGCTGAGGCAGGCGTATTAGAGCGCTTTGGAGTAGCTTTATTAGGGACTCCCTTGACTGCTATTCAGAACGGTGAGGATCGCGAGTTATTTAAACGAATGATGAATAACATTCATGAACCTGTTCCTGAGAGCATAACAGTGAGTACTATACAGGAAGCTCTACATTTTGCGAATCAGATTGGTTATCCCGTGATTGTTCGTCCAGCTTATACACTTGGAGGAGCAGGGGGAGGAATTGCTTCTGATCAACAGGCTCTTGAAAAAATCGCTGAACAAGGACTGGCAGCAAGTCCAATACAACAGGTGCTAGTGGAAAGAAGTGTGAAGGGCTGGAAGGAAATTGAGTATGAAGTCATGCGGGATGCAAATGATACCTGCATTATCGTTTGTAACATGGAAAATATAGACCCAGTTGGTGTTCATACGGGAGATAGTATCGTTGTAGCGCCTTCTCAAACCTTAACAGATCGTCAATATCAAATGCTACGCAGTGTTTCTACCAAAGTGATTCGAGCGTTAGGTGTAGTGGGTGGTTGTAATATTCAATTTGCCTTAGACCCACATTCAGATCGCTATTACCTCATTGAAGTAAATCCGAGGGTTAGTCGTTCCTCAGCCTTAGCTTCCAAAGCGACAGGCTATCCGATCGCAAGGATCGCTGCAAAATTAGCATTGGGCTATCACTTGGACGAGGTGCTCAACCCTATCACCGGTAATACCTATGCTAGCTTTGAACCAGCATTGGATTATGTAGTTGTCAAAATTCCACGTTGGCCCTTTGATAAATTCCCATTAGCTGACCGCAATCTAGGAACACAAATGAAAGCAACAGGCGAGGTAATGGCCATTGCTCGAACTTTTGAGGCTGCTTTGTTAAAGGCTCTCCGTTCTTTAGAAATTGGCTGTCATTATCTCTACCGAAAGGATATTGCGTCTCTATCTTTGGAGGAGTTGGAGAAACTATTAAAGATTGCCACGGACCTTCGTTTATTTGCTGTAGCAGAAGCGTTACGTCGGGGTATGAGTATACAAGAGCTTCACATGAAAACAGAAATTGACCCTTTCTATTTAGGTCATATTAAGTCCATTATCCAGTGGGAGAAAAGGTTGAAAGCATCATGCAAAGACACATTACGTATGGAGGAATTGAGAGCTTGTAAGGAAATTGGCATTACGGATCAGACGATTGCCTGGATGATGAAGCTTCCTGTAAGTGAAATTTGGAAAATGCGTCAGAAATGGGGTCTCATGCCGGTCTATAACATGGTCGATACGTGTGCGGGAGAGTTTGATGCAAAGACAGCTTATTATTACTCCACATGGCAAGGCAAGAATGAGGTGGTATCTTTATCAGCAAAAAAAATATTGGTGCTAGGCTCGGGGCCCATCCGTATTGGGCAGGGGATTGAATTTGATTATTGTTCTGTGCATGCAGCTAAGGCTTTGCAAAAACAGAAGCTGAAAGCCATCGTGATTAACAATAACCCAGAGACAGTGAGTACCGATTACGAGACGGCCGATCATCTTTATTTTGAGCCTTTGCATATTGAAGATGTGCTGCATGTAGCTAGGCAAGAAGGAGTGGCTGGGGTATTCGTCCAATTCGGTGGTCAGACTGCGATTAACCTGGCAGGTGCTATCCAAGAAGCGGGGCTGACCGTCTTGGGAACAGCCTTAGAGCAAATGAAACGGGTCGAGGATCGAGAACTGTTTTATCAGATGCTCCAAAAGCTAAATATTCCCCACATACCAGGGAAGGGAGTCTATTCCACAGAAGAGGCGATTCATGTTGCTACTAGCATTGGCTATCCTGTATTGCTGCGCCCCTCCTACGTTATTGGAGGCCAAGGAATGACGGTTGTGCATGATGAGGGCGAGCTACGTGCAGCGATGCAAGGCTGGATTGATGAACAGGTTGACACCAGTTGTTTTCCTTTGCTGATCGATCAATTTATATCGGGTATGGAAGTCGAGCTAGATGCGATAACGGATGGCTATGATGTATTAATTCCCGGAATTTTTGAACATGTTGAGAAAGCGGGAATACATTCAGGAGATAGTATTGCCTTGTTTCCTGCCCAGCATCTCACAGAACAACAGAAGCGGCTAATAGTCCACTATACCAAGAAAATCGCTAAGGAAATGCAAGCAATCGGGATTGTGAATCTCCAGTTCGTCCTACAGGATTCAAATGTTTATGTGTTAGAGGTAAATCCGCGTGCTTCTCGTACAGTGCCAATTACGAGTAAGGTGACCAATATCCCAATGGTGGAATTGGCTGTGCGAGTCTCTCTTGGAGAGCGTTTAGCAGATATGGGCTATGAGCTAGGACTTTCAGAAGACATTCATTTTTTTGTGGTAAAGGCTCCTGTATTTTCTTCCACGAAGCTAGTGGGTGTAGACCCTTTATTAGGACCTGAAATGAAATCTACAGGTGAGATTCTGGGACTTGGTCGAACTGTAAAAGAGGCATTCAGTAAAGCTTTTGCCTACAAACAAGGTGCGAATAAACGGCTAGCTAGTGGAGATGGTTTATTTCTTTCACTAAACGATGCTGACAAAGCAAGCGTATTACCCTACCTTCGGAAAGGAAAAGTATCGGGGGTACGTATCTATGCAACAGAAGGCACGGCGCAGTTTTTGAATAATCACGGCATTGAAATTACGCAAATATGTAAAGGATTACCTGACTATACATCGTTGGTTAAAGCGGGATTCATTCAAACGTCATTAATTACCGCTACAAAAGGAAATCAGGCAGAGCGTACAGGGTTTCAACTGCGTAGCTTATCTGTTCAGCATGGCATTACGTTGTTCACTGTTGTCGAGACATTTGCGGCCTATTTACAAATTTGTCAAGAAAAGGAGAGCGAAAGTAATGAAGCCTGTGAAGAACTTGGATCTCTATGCAGAAGTTCAACCCCCTCTTTATAG
- a CDS encoding carbamoyl phosphate synthase small subunit: MDKYLHGNNTGFLTLESGEVFAGKLYGVPLTSYGEVVFHTGMTGYQEVMSDPSFYGQIVTFTYPLIGNYGVNEIDYESTQPAISGMVVSQLCQNPSHFRSRISLDTAAKQFGFPILAGVDTRSITQKVRQGGLLYGVLADQPMTAEEIALHRLRQEERIFVEHVSRTRSITYRGEGEHIVVIDLGMKHSILQALLKLGCKVTVVPYQTRMEEIRALQPDGIVFSNGPGNPEQLRKYCRQWRKLAEAFPTLGICLGHQVLSLMFGGQTERLPFGHRGSNHPVKELSTGKVYITSQNHSYVVKEGGLDKQNLMVTYRNVNDGSVEGLRHMYLPIMSVQFHPEAHPGPDDTSHIIATFLESVQTIGAKHYA; encoded by the coding sequence TTGGATAAGTATTTACACGGCAACAATACAGGGTTTCTTACGTTAGAGAGCGGAGAAGTATTTGCAGGTAAGCTGTATGGAGTACCACTTACCTCATACGGAGAGGTGGTTTTTCATACAGGAATGACTGGGTATCAGGAGGTGATGAGCGATCCTTCCTTTTATGGTCAGATCGTCACCTTCACCTATCCGTTGATTGGGAATTATGGTGTTAATGAAATCGACTATGAATCAACTCAGCCTGCTATTTCTGGTATGGTTGTTAGTCAGCTTTGTCAAAACCCTAGCCATTTTCGTTCCCGGATATCTTTAGATACGGCTGCAAAGCAGTTCGGCTTCCCTATTTTAGCTGGAGTAGACACACGGTCGATTACACAAAAGGTTCGGCAGGGTGGTCTGCTTTACGGTGTTCTAGCTGATCAGCCGATGACAGCAGAGGAGATTGCTTTGCATAGGCTTCGTCAGGAGGAGCGCATTTTTGTAGAGCATGTTTCCAGAACTCGCTCCATCACCTATCGAGGAGAAGGGGAGCATATTGTAGTCATTGATTTGGGTATGAAGCACTCTATTTTGCAAGCCCTGTTAAAGCTTGGCTGCAAGGTAACGGTTGTGCCTTATCAGACGCGTATGGAGGAAATTAGGGCTCTACAGCCAGATGGTATCGTCTTCTCCAATGGGCCTGGTAACCCTGAACAATTACGAAAATATTGTCGACAATGGCGTAAATTAGCCGAAGCATTTCCGACATTAGGGATTTGTTTGGGGCATCAAGTATTGTCGTTGATGTTTGGGGGACAGACAGAACGACTTCCCTTTGGGCATCGCGGAAGCAACCATCCTGTAAAAGAGCTGAGCACTGGTAAAGTATATATAACTTCGCAGAATCATAGCTATGTGGTGAAGGAGGGGGGATTAGATAAGCAAAACCTAATGGTCACCTATCGAAATGTAAATGATGGCAGTGTGGAAGGGCTACGACATATGTATCTGCCCATTATGAGCGTACAATTCCATCCAGAAGCACATCCGGGACCAGATGATACCTCACATATTATTGCGACCTTCTTGGAATCGGTACAAACGATAGGAGCGAAGCATTATGCCTAA
- a CDS encoding aspartate aminotransferase family protein — MTVYTEKMHVMNTYARWDVTIVKGSGTTVWDHTGKAYLDCTSGIGVTSLGHCPPAVSAKLHQQLDTLWHSSNVTQHPLQEELGKKLTELSGLDQVFFCNSGAEANEAAIKLARRYAQKTKNEDRFEIITFEQSFHGRTLATLTATGQQKVKEGFNPLPAGFITVPYGDVEAVKNVTTNQTCAVLLELVQGEGGVHPASMEFVTELYAWCKSNDILLMIDEVQTGIGRTGEWFSYQHYGIVPDVITLAKGLGSGFPIGAMLATEAVAAAFSPGSHGTTFGGNQLATTAGMATLLEMEQQNVLSHVKAMSEYLLDALKDIAKQYPHQIKGVRGLGLMVGLEMTGEVSGYLKAAQQKGVLLLQAGPNVIRLLPALIIQKSEIDQLVLVLKEILQSGEK, encoded by the coding sequence ATGACTGTTTATACAGAAAAAATGCATGTGATGAATACTTATGCGCGTTGGGATGTTACGATTGTCAAAGGGAGCGGTACCACGGTCTGGGATCATACAGGAAAAGCGTATTTAGACTGCACATCTGGTATCGGTGTGACATCGCTTGGGCATTGTCCTCCTGCCGTATCAGCAAAACTGCATCAGCAGTTAGATACCTTATGGCATAGCTCCAATGTAACGCAACATCCGCTGCAAGAGGAATTAGGAAAAAAACTGACTGAATTGTCTGGTTTAGATCAAGTGTTCTTTTGCAACAGCGGGGCGGAAGCGAATGAAGCGGCGATTAAACTAGCGCGGCGTTATGCCCAAAAAACGAAGAATGAGGATCGTTTCGAAATAATTACGTTTGAGCAGTCCTTCCATGGCAGAACCCTAGCTACGTTAACAGCTACAGGTCAGCAAAAGGTAAAAGAGGGCTTTAATCCTTTGCCGGCCGGATTTATCACTGTGCCATACGGAGATGTAGAAGCTGTGAAGAACGTGACGACAAACCAAACATGCGCCGTATTGCTAGAGCTTGTACAAGGAGAAGGCGGCGTTCATCCAGCCTCAATGGAGTTCGTGACCGAATTATATGCGTGGTGCAAATCAAATGATATTTTATTGATGATTGATGAAGTGCAGACAGGTATTGGTCGAACGGGTGAATGGTTTAGTTATCAGCACTATGGAATCGTACCCGATGTGATAACGCTGGCTAAAGGATTAGGCAGTGGCTTTCCGATAGGAGCAATGCTTGCGACGGAGGCGGTAGCCGCGGCCTTTTCTCCAGGCTCACATGGGACCACCTTTGGAGGGAATCAATTAGCTACAACAGCGGGAATGGCAACACTTTTGGAAATGGAGCAACAGAACGTATTATCGCATGTAAAAGCTATGAGCGAATACCTGCTTGATGCGTTAAAAGACATAGCCAAGCAATATCCCCATCAAATAAAAGGGGTACGCGGGCTCGGGTTGATGGTTGGTTTAGAAATGACTGGCGAGGTAAGCGGGTATCTAAAAGCGGCTCAGCAAAAAGGCGTATTATTGCTACAGGCAGGTCCAAATGTTATCCGATTATTGCCGGCGCTCATCATTCAAAAGTCAGAGATCGACCAATTAGTGCTAGTGCTAAAAGAGATTTTGCAGTCAGGAGAGAAGTAA
- the argB gene encoding acetylglutamate kinase, which yields MLHEVMVIKCGGSMLEQLPESFYNKLAFLQAEGKSIVIVHGGGPAINQMLDQLKIEPIFSNGLRVTDEATMQAVEMVLSGPMNKLIVRKLLHAGGKAWGLSGVDGSLLQAVEKMDGLGLVGKITAVNPAPLQLLLANGYIPVVSPIAVSEDGNTRFNCNADTAAGAIASALGAKQMLMLTDVPGIWEENELGEKQLLPSVTIEDIQMMIQNQMITGGMIPKVQAALDALAQGVQEVVICKGAAETLDGLVKGRAVGTSISAGMPRGEDSQAFVATEID from the coding sequence ATGCTACATGAGGTTATGGTAATTAAATGCGGTGGAAGCATGCTGGAGCAATTGCCTGAATCTTTCTACAACAAACTTGCTTTCCTGCAAGCAGAAGGAAAATCTATTGTAATTGTACATGGAGGCGGACCGGCGATAAATCAAATGCTAGATCAATTGAAGATCGAGCCAATCTTTTCTAACGGATTGCGAGTAACGGATGAGGCTACCATGCAAGCCGTGGAAATGGTATTAAGCGGTCCAATGAATAAATTGATCGTTCGAAAGCTATTGCATGCAGGGGGAAAAGCATGGGGATTAAGCGGAGTAGATGGTTCCTTATTGCAAGCAGTAGAGAAAATGGATGGCTTAGGACTGGTAGGAAAGATTACAGCAGTGAATCCAGCACCTCTTCAATTGTTGCTTGCGAATGGCTATATTCCAGTCGTGTCACCTATTGCCGTATCAGAGGATGGTAACACACGATTTAACTGCAACGCAGATACAGCAGCAGGGGCGATTGCATCTGCCCTAGGCGCGAAACAAATGCTGATGCTAACAGATGTGCCAGGAATTTGGGAGGAGAATGAGCTAGGGGAAAAACAACTGCTGCCAAGCGTCACGATTGAAGACATCCAAATGATGATTCAGAACCAAATGATTACGGGGGGAATGATTCCGAAGGTTCAAGCAGCTTTAGACGCACTGGCCCAGGGAGTTCAGGAGGTTGTTATTTGTAAGGGAGCGGCAGAAACGCTTGATGGTTTGGTAAAAGGAAGAGCTGTAGGTACTTCCATTTCGGCCGGGATGCCGCGTGGAGAGGACTCACAAGCCTTCGTTGCAACAGAAATTGATTAG
- the argC gene encoding N-acetyl-gamma-glutamyl-phosphate reductase, with protein sequence MKRIGIIGATGYSGIELIRILLQHPEIYIQSLYSSSAEGRSLAEFFPHLQSADLPMLQGIQPEKIAQENDVVFLATPAGVSAEITPVLIKGGVKIIDLSGDLRLRSPEAYQEWYKKLPATKEVLQQAVYGLPEWNKSKVREASVVANPGCYPTATLLSLLPLLQTEWIKPDSIIVDAKSGVSGAGRGASLGVHYSELNDSFHAYKVGQHQHTPEIEQGILQMTKKEIAIQFTPHLVPMTRGILTTSYIQIDKSQDVGFTVEGLQKLYEHAYQNAPFVRVRPFGSYPRTKEVLGTNYCDIALHFDERTGRIIILSVIDNMVKGAAGQAIQNMNLLFGFEETLGLPKHALYP encoded by the coding sequence ATGAAACGTATTGGGATTATTGGAGCCACTGGATACAGCGGTATTGAACTCATTCGTATCTTATTGCAGCATCCTGAGATATACATACAAAGTCTTTATTCTAGTTCGGCAGAAGGCAGATCATTGGCTGAATTCTTCCCTCATTTGCAGAGTGCAGATTTACCCATGCTACAGGGCATTCAGCCAGAGAAAATTGCGCAGGAGAATGATGTCGTGTTCTTAGCAACTCCGGCTGGGGTGAGTGCTGAAATAACGCCTGTTTTAATAAAGGGGGGAGTGAAGATTATCGATTTATCTGGTGATCTTAGGCTCCGATCTCCTGAGGCTTATCAGGAATGGTATAAGAAGTTACCAGCAACGAAGGAAGTATTGCAGCAGGCTGTCTATGGCTTGCCTGAATGGAACAAATCTAAAGTAAGAGAAGCTTCGGTGGTGGCTAATCCAGGCTGCTATCCAACTGCTACCCTGCTTTCCCTGTTACCGCTGCTTCAAACAGAGTGGATCAAGCCCGACAGTATCATTGTTGATGCTAAATCAGGAGTCTCGGGTGCTGGTCGTGGAGCGTCGCTTGGTGTTCATTACAGCGAATTAAATGATAGCTTTCACGCTTATAAAGTAGGGCAACATCAGCATACGCCAGAGATCGAGCAGGGAATTTTACAAATGACGAAGAAAGAGATAGCTATTCAGTTCACCCCTCATCTGGTGCCGATGACCAGAGGAATTTTGACCACTAGCTATATTCAAATAGATAAAAGTCAGGATGTAGGCTTTACCGTTGAAGGCTTACAAAAGCTGTATGAACATGCATATCAGAATGCTCCCTTTGTCCGTGTAAGGCCATTTGGGTCCTATCCACGCACAAAAGAGGTGCTTGGAACAAATTACTGTGATATCGCTCTTCATTTTGATGAAAGAACGGGTCGGATTATCATTTTATCCGTTATTGATAACATGGTTAAAGGTGCGGCGGGTCAGGCAATCCAAAATATGAATTTGTTGTTTGGATTTGAAGAGACGCTTGGGTTACCGAAACATGCTCTTTATCCGTAG
- the cccB gene encoding cytochrome c551, producing the protein MKRLATVLMVGALAVGLTACGGQQSQPAPEEKPAAEKASGDTATASAGEEKFKQSSCVGCHGVDLKGATGPSLETIGSKYNKDEILEIIKNGKGSMPANMSKGEDAETIATWLAEKK; encoded by the coding sequence ATGAAACGTTTAGCAACTGTATTGATGGTAGGAGCGCTTGCTGTGGGATTAACAGCCTGTGGTGGACAACAATCACAACCTGCACCGGAAGAGAAGCCGGCGGCAGAGAAGGCAAGTGGAGATACAGCGACTGCATCAGCGGGAGAAGAAAAATTCAAACAAAGCAGTTGTGTTGGCTGTCACGGTGTGGACTTGAAGGGAGCAACCGGTCCTTCCCTAGAAACAATAGGTAGCAAATACAATAAAGATGAAATATTAGAGATCATTAAAAATGGAAAAGGCAGCATGCCAGCCAACATGTCTAAAGGCGAAGATGCAGAAACAATTGCAACTTGGCTAGCAGAAAAGAAATAG